The DNA sequence GCGGCCTTTATTTTGCCCAAAAGCGGAAAGCTTATTTCGCCGGTAGAGCTGATGCGCGTCCGGGTGTCAAGGTCCGGCTGTTCATAGACAGTAATCCGCAGGACATCTTCGGACTGGAGGCAATAGTCGGGTTCCTGCGCCCCTGCGGGGATAACCGCTATTAACGTAATAAGAAATAAAGTAACTATACTAAATCTCATCATAATATCTTCTGGGCCCAAAACCCAAATAAAAAACCACCAAGGTTATTGCCTTTTTATTATACCCCCAGTGGTTTTTTTGCTAACAAACAAACTAAAAACTGGTCGTTAACGTAAGACTTATGCGGTTATTTTCGTAATTATATATCGAAAAATTGGATTCTCTGGCCCTGTAATCGTATTTAAGATCAGCGGTAACCCATTCGGTAAACCTGTAACTAAACCCGGCTCCTCCTGACCAATAATCATCCTTTCTTTTGGCGGTTTTTCCGGCGACAGTAATCTCGGCAGGATAGTCACTGCGCTGATAAGAAAAACCCAGGGTGCCGAAAAACTTCTCTGTAAAGCCGTGCCTAAAACCGGCGCCGATAAAACTGCTTTCGTAATAGGGATTGTCCGGCATAACCGTCTCATTGGTTGTCCTTGTAAAGTCAAGACGCAGAGAATCCCGGGGAGTAAAATTTTCAATCAAACTACCGTTAAAAACCACACTGTTGAAACCGGTATCATTTTGATAATCCTGCTGACGGTAGCCGATCTTTCCCTCTACCGTGCATTTAGCCGTTGGCTGACCGCGCATCCCCACTAACAGGTCAAAATACTCCGAATCGCTTTTTCTTCCGGTATCATGCTCTATAATGCCGTAATCTCCTGAAAAAAGAAGCGCAGATTTTGGCCAGAGCTTCAGGGCCGTTTCAACTCCGACTTGATGCTCATCGGTGTCTAAATCCTCAAAGGTCAATGCCTGGCCGTGATACGCGCCGATAGGGTCATTGGTGCGATAATCTTCTAAGTGGTATTCATACCACAAGGACAGATCCAGTTTATTGAACTCAGAAGTAAGCATGACACTGGCTTGATCTTGTGTGCGGGGTATACGGTTGGTAACTTCACTGCCGGCCCGGTCGGAAAAATAATGGAACATATTGGACAGCTCAAGGCTTACCCCGTTAAAGTTAAGCCTTAAAGCGGTATTGGCAAGATGATTATAGTTATTCTCATTGTCGTATTCAGAGAAGAAGTTCAGTTCGGCAAGGTAGTCAAAGATAAAATTATGCTTTGTCAGAACCGGTTCGATTACAAAACCCGGCTTAATAGTGGTTATCCAGTCTTCTCTTTCATCACCGGGGGTAAGATAAATATTGTCGTCATATTGCCCGCGAATAGACAAAAAAGGCCGGAACCAGCCCTTTTTTTCCGGCGCATAGGGATGATAAAGGGGATGGAACCAATTTTCGTCTTCGGCAGTATAGGGATAGTAGAAAGGCTTAAACCATGTTTCCTGGGCATGAGCATAATTATTAGTAAACGCGGTTCCTGCTAATATAATGCTTACTGCTATCAAAAATATTTTTTTATACACC is a window from the Candidatus Omnitrophota bacterium genome containing:
- a CDS encoding outer membrane beta-barrel protein → MYKKIFLIAVSIILAGTAFTNNYAHAQETWFKPFYYPYTAEDENWFHPLYHPYAPEKKGWFRPFLSIRGQYDDNIYLTPGDEREDWITTIKPGFVIEPVLTKHNFIFDYLAELNFFSEYDNENNYNHLANTALRLNFNGVSLELSNMFHYFSDRAGSEVTNRIPRTQDQASVMLTSEFNKLDLSLWYEYHLEDYRTNDPIGAYHGQALTFEDLDTDEHQVGVETALKLWPKSALLFSGDYGIIEHDTGRKSDSEYFDLLVGMRGQPTAKCTVEGKIGYRQQDYQNDTGFNSVVFNGSLIENFTPRDSLRLDFTRTTNETVMPDNPYYESSFIGAGFRHGFTEKFFGTLGFSYQRSDYPAEITVAGKTAKRKDDYWSGGAGFSYRFTEWVTADLKYDYRARESNFSIYNYENNRISLTLTTSF